The Leptolyngbya sp. 'hensonii' genome includes the window GTTTCTAGACATTGCTCGATGTAGCGCAAGTCCGCTTCCTGCCATCTCGCTGCCACCCCTCGTCCAGGGGCTTCCCATAAGCCTCCTAAGCCTAGGCGCTGCCACCGTCGTATCGTGGCTCGCACCGTATGTTCATGGCACTCAAAGACCTCGGCGATTGCCGGGGCGGTCCATCCTTGCGCATTCAGCCGCAGCATATGGGCACGGTCTCGGGTTCGTTGCGGCACGGTCCTGGCTAATCTCAGTTCAGCCAGGGTGCGGTCTTCCTCGTCACTCAGTTTGATTCGTAAGGGGGCAGGCACTAGAGACAACCAGTAGAGGGCCAAATCTATCTTATACTTTATTCCTCCGACCTACTTATATGTTAGTGATGTTCTCACTTTTACCGGCCTATATGTACTGCTTCGTTAAACTTGAAAGTTATTTAAATAGACTGATGTTCAGACCCAAACTAACCAATCCAGGCTAAATCCGGGGCAGGATTTCTCGCAGCAGATGACCGGGAACTTTCGACAGGGCCAGGTTCTGCCCCTGCAAGCCCAGTTCATTATAGAAAGCCCGAATGGTCTGCATAACATAGCCCAGGGCCGTCTGGTAGTACT containing:
- a CDS encoding helix-turn-helix domain-containing protein, with the translated sequence MALYWLSLVPAPLRIKLSDEEDRTLAELRLARTVPQRTRDRAHMLRLNAQGWTAPAIAEVFECHEHTVRATIRRWQRLGLGGLWEAPGRGVAARWQEADLRYIEQCLET